A single window of Mycolicibacterium aurum DNA harbors:
- a CDS encoding acyl-CoA dehydrogenase family protein produces the protein MSDYLSTGTLPEDYAQLAKTVRDFAQSVVAPVAAKHDEEHSFPYQVVAGMADMGLFGLPFPEEYGGMGGDYFALCLALEELGKVDQSVAITLEAGVSLGAMPVYRFGTEEQKQEWLPLLASGKALGAFGLTEAGGGSDAGATKTTAKSDGSSWIINGTKQFITNSGTDITKLVTVTAVTGEHNGKKEISSILVPVPTPGFTAEPAYNKVGWNASDTHPLSFDDVRVPQENLLGEQGRGYANFLRILDEGRIAIAALSVGVAQGCVDESVRYSKEREAFGRAIGTNQAIAFKIARMEARAHVARAAYYDAAALMLSGKPFKKQAAIAKMVASEAAMDNARDATQIFGGYGFMNEYPVARHYRDSKILEIGEGTTEVQLMLIARELGL, from the coding sequence ATGAGCGATTATCTTTCGACGGGGACCCTTCCCGAGGACTACGCGCAACTGGCCAAGACCGTGCGCGACTTCGCCCAGAGCGTGGTCGCCCCGGTCGCCGCCAAACACGACGAGGAGCATTCGTTCCCGTACCAGGTGGTCGCGGGGATGGCCGACATGGGCCTGTTCGGCCTGCCGTTCCCGGAAGAGTACGGCGGCATGGGCGGCGACTACTTCGCGTTGTGCCTGGCGCTGGAAGAACTCGGCAAGGTCGACCAGAGCGTGGCCATCACGCTGGAGGCCGGGGTGTCGCTGGGCGCCATGCCCGTGTACCGGTTCGGCACCGAGGAGCAGAAGCAGGAGTGGTTGCCGCTGTTGGCTTCTGGCAAGGCGCTCGGAGCCTTCGGTCTGACCGAAGCGGGTGGCGGCAGCGATGCCGGCGCCACCAAGACGACCGCGAAATCGGATGGGTCGAGCTGGATCATAAACGGTACCAAGCAGTTCATCACGAACTCGGGTACCGATATCACGAAGCTGGTGACCGTCACCGCCGTCACAGGTGAGCACAACGGCAAGAAAGAGATCTCGTCGATCCTCGTCCCCGTTCCGACCCCGGGCTTCACGGCGGAACCGGCCTACAACAAGGTCGGCTGGAATGCCTCCGACACCCACCCGCTGAGTTTCGACGATGTGCGGGTGCCCCAGGAGAATCTGCTGGGGGAGCAGGGTCGCGGCTACGCCAACTTCCTGCGGATCCTCGACGAGGGGCGTATCGCGATCGCGGCTCTCTCGGTGGGTGTGGCGCAGGGCTGCGTGGACGAGAGCGTCAGGTACTCGAAGGAACGTGAGGCGTTCGGACGCGCCATCGGCACCAACCAGGCGATCGCGTTCAAGATCGCCAGGATGGAGGCAAGGGCCCACGTCGCGCGGGCGGCCTACTACGACGCAGCGGCATTGATGTTGTCCGGCAAGCCGTTCAAGAAGCAGGCCGCGATCGCCAAGATGGTCGCCAGCGAGGCGGCGATGGACAATGCGCGCGACGCCACCCAGATCTTCGGCGGCTACGGATTCATGAACGAGTACCCGGTGGCCCGGCACTACCGCGACAGCAAGATCCTCGAAATCGGCGAGGGCACAACCGAAGTGCAGCTCATGCTGATCGCGCGGGAGCTCGGCCTGTAA
- a CDS encoding acetyl/propionyl/methylcrotonyl-CoA carboxylase subunit alpha, whose product MTHTFDSILVANRGEIAVRVIRTLRSMGIRSVAVFSDADAGARHVAEADVAVRIGPAPARQSYLSTEALLDAVRRTGAQAVHPGYGFLSENAHFAEALSAAGVVFIGPPVTAIQTMGDKISAKAAVSAFGVPVVPGISRPGLTDDDLIGGAADVGFPVLVKPSAGGGGKGMRVVHDAAELPAALASARREAASAFGDDTLFLERFVLNPRHIEVQVLADTHGAVVHLGERECSLQRRHQKVIEEAPSPLLDPETRARIGAAACDTARSVDYTGAGTVEFIVSADRPDEFFFMEMNTRLQVEHPVTEMVTGLDLVELQVRIAAGEALPIAQDDIRLDGHAIEARVYAEDPARGFLPTGGDVVGLRDAEGPGVRVDSGLTRGTVVGSDYDPMLAKVIAHAADRPGALRALDAALADTAVLGLTTNIEFLRFLLADPDVVAGRLDTGLLDRRLPDFAPAEPSDDELIAAAAYRWLRSWPSAPAGPWEVPSGWRIAGRAPTSMRLRAGERIDHVWLTGTPAQATATVEGGENRTLSASLIGDQLAVTVDGLRASYLVAETGGTVWLACDGRVAMVEEVLEAPVRPDDEHSGDAELTSPMPGAVVALGVEDGATVTAGTVVVTVEAMKMEHALSAPVDGVVELLVGAGEQVKVGQLLARITATEEPQA is encoded by the coding sequence ATGACACACACTTTCGACTCGATACTTGTGGCCAACCGCGGAGAGATCGCGGTCCGGGTGATTCGTACGTTGCGGTCCATGGGGATCCGGTCGGTGGCGGTGTTCAGCGACGCCGATGCCGGTGCCCGCCACGTCGCCGAGGCCGACGTCGCCGTCCGTATCGGACCGGCACCTGCGCGGCAGAGCTACCTGTCCACGGAGGCCCTGCTCGACGCCGTCCGCCGCACCGGCGCTCAGGCCGTGCATCCGGGCTATGGGTTCCTCTCGGAGAACGCACACTTCGCCGAAGCGCTCAGTGCGGCCGGGGTGGTGTTCATCGGACCACCGGTGACCGCCATTCAGACGATGGGCGACAAGATCTCGGCGAAGGCCGCGGTGTCGGCGTTCGGCGTCCCTGTCGTTCCCGGCATCTCGCGTCCCGGACTGACCGATGACGACCTGATCGGCGGTGCCGCCGATGTCGGCTTTCCCGTTCTGGTCAAGCCGTCGGCGGGCGGGGGCGGCAAGGGTATGCGTGTCGTGCACGATGCGGCCGAGTTGCCTGCCGCGCTGGCCAGTGCGCGTCGGGAGGCGGCGTCGGCGTTCGGCGACGACACGCTGTTCCTCGAGCGGTTCGTGCTGAACCCGCGCCATATCGAGGTGCAGGTACTCGCCGACACCCACGGCGCCGTCGTCCATCTCGGTGAGCGCGAATGCAGCCTGCAGCGCCGTCACCAGAAGGTGATCGAGGAAGCCCCGTCCCCGCTGCTCGACCCGGAGACCCGGGCCCGCATCGGTGCCGCAGCCTGCGACACGGCGCGCAGTGTCGACTACACCGGAGCAGGCACCGTCGAATTCATCGTGTCCGCCGACCGGCCCGACGAGTTCTTCTTCATGGAGATGAACACCCGCCTGCAGGTGGAACATCCGGTCACCGAGATGGTCACCGGTCTGGATCTCGTCGAGCTGCAGGTCCGCATCGCGGCGGGGGAGGCGCTGCCGATCGCCCAGGACGACATTCGGCTGGACGGGCACGCCATCGAGGCCCGCGTCTACGCCGAGGATCCCGCCCGCGGTTTCCTGCCCACGGGCGGTGACGTCGTCGGCCTGCGAGACGCCGAAGGCCCTGGGGTGCGGGTTGATTCGGGTCTGACCCGCGGCACCGTGGTCGGAAGCGACTACGACCCGATGCTGGCCAAGGTCATTGCGCACGCCGCCGACCGGCCCGGTGCACTCCGCGCGCTCGATGCCGCGCTGGCTGACACCGCTGTTCTCGGGCTGACCACCAACATCGAGTTCCTGCGCTTCCTGCTGGCCGACCCCGACGTCGTCGCGGGGCGCCTTGATACCGGGCTGCTCGATCGACGGTTACCGGACTTCGCACCGGCTGAGCCATCGGACGACGAACTGATCGCCGCGGCCGCCTACCGGTGGCTGCGGTCGTGGCCGTCGGCGCCGGCCGGCCCATGGGAGGTGCCCTCGGGGTGGCGCATCGCCGGGCGCGCGCCGACATCGATGCGGCTGCGGGCAGGTGAGCGGATCGACCACGTGTGGCTGACCGGAACGCCGGCACAGGCCACCGCGACCGTCGAGGGCGGCGAAAACCGCACGCTGTCAGCATCGTTGATCGGTGACCAGCTGGCGGTCACCGTTGACGGACTGCGCGCCAGTTACCTGGTCGCCGAGACCGGCGGCACGGTGTGGCTGGCCTGCGACGGTCGGGTGGCCATGGTCGAGGAGGTACTGGAGGCCCCGGTCCGGCCCGACGACGAGCACAGCGGCGACGCGGAGTTGACCAGCCCGATGCCCGGCGCGGTTGTCGCGCTCGGGGTTGAGGACGGCGCGACGGTGACGGCAGGCACCGTGGTGGTCACCGTCGAGGCGATGAAGATGGAGCACGCGCTGTCCGCGCCGGTCGATGGCGTGGTGGAACTGCTGGTGGGCGCGGGCGAACAGGTGAAGGTGGGCCAGTTGTTGGCCCGGATAACGGCAACCGAGGAGCCACAGGCATGA
- a CDS encoding carboxyl transferase domain-containing protein: MAARASHRDDHVALVDQLRTKLAAAALGGSDRARERHVSRGKLLPRDRVDGLLDPGSPFLELAALAADGMYDDECPGAGMIAGIGRVSGRECMIVANDATVKGGTYYPVTVKKHLRAQEIALQNRLPCIYLVDSGGAFLPRQDEVFPDREHFGRIFYNQATMSAKGIAQIAAVLGSCTAGGAYVPAMSDEAIIVRNQGTIFLGGPPLVKAATGEVVTAEELGGGDLHSKVSGVTDHLAHDDRDALRIVRRIVATLAPKAPSPWEVSPPVAPVADQAELYDVVPIDSRVPYDVHEVITRIVDGGEFAEFKAEYGTTLVTGFARIHGHPVGIVANNGVLFGESAVKGAHFIELCDKRATPLLFLQNISGFMVGRDYEAGGIAKHGAKMVTAVACARVPKLTVVIGGSYGAGNYSMCGRAYSPRFLWMWPNARISVMGGEQAASVLATVRGEMTPEEEEAFKAPIRAQYESQGNPYYSTARLWDDGVIDPADTRDVVGLALSVTSQAPLEPVSYGVFRM, translated from the coding sequence ATGGCAGCGCGGGCATCTCATCGCGACGATCACGTCGCGCTGGTCGACCAGTTGCGGACCAAGCTGGCCGCTGCGGCGCTCGGCGGCTCAGACCGTGCCCGCGAGCGGCATGTGAGCAGGGGCAAGCTGCTGCCGCGCGACAGGGTGGACGGACTGCTCGACCCCGGCAGCCCGTTCCTGGAACTGGCCGCGCTGGCGGCCGACGGGATGTACGACGACGAGTGCCCCGGTGCGGGGATGATCGCCGGCATCGGACGGGTGTCGGGTCGCGAGTGCATGATCGTCGCCAACGACGCCACGGTGAAGGGCGGCACGTACTACCCGGTCACCGTGAAGAAGCATCTGCGTGCGCAGGAGATCGCGCTGCAGAACCGGCTGCCGTGCATCTACCTGGTGGACTCCGGAGGCGCATTCCTGCCGCGGCAGGACGAGGTGTTCCCTGACCGCGAGCATTTCGGACGGATCTTCTACAACCAGGCGACCATGAGCGCCAAGGGAATTGCACAGATCGCCGCCGTACTCGGTTCGTGCACCGCCGGTGGCGCCTACGTCCCGGCGATGAGCGACGAGGCCATCATCGTGCGTAACCAAGGCACCATCTTCCTGGGTGGTCCGCCGCTGGTGAAGGCCGCGACGGGCGAGGTCGTGACTGCCGAGGAACTCGGCGGCGGCGATCTGCACTCCAAGGTCTCTGGTGTCACCGATCACCTCGCGCACGACGACCGCGACGCGCTGCGCATCGTGCGCCGGATCGTGGCGACGCTGGCGCCGAAAGCGCCGTCGCCGTGGGAGGTATCGCCCCCGGTCGCGCCGGTCGCCGACCAGGCCGAGCTCTACGACGTTGTCCCGATCGATTCGCGCGTCCCCTACGACGTCCACGAGGTGATCACCCGCATCGTCGATGGCGGTGAGTTCGCCGAGTTCAAGGCCGAGTACGGCACCACCCTCGTAACAGGTTTCGCGCGCATCCACGGCCACCCGGTCGGCATCGTCGCCAACAACGGCGTGCTGTTCGGCGAATCGGCGGTCAAGGGTGCGCATTTCATCGAGCTCTGCGACAAACGTGCCACCCCGCTGCTCTTCCTGCAGAACATCTCCGGATTCATGGTCGGCCGCGACTACGAGGCGGGCGGCATCGCCAAGCACGGCGCCAAGATGGTCACCGCGGTGGCGTGCGCGCGGGTGCCGAAGCTTACCGTCGTGATCGGCGGCTCCTACGGCGCAGGCAACTACTCGATGTGCGGTCGTGCGTATTCGCCGCGCTTTCTGTGGATGTGGCCCAACGCCCGCATCTCGGTGATGGGCGGTGAGCAGGCCGCGTCGGTACTGGCCACCGTCCGCGGTGAGATGACGCCGGAGGAGGAAGAGGCGTTCAAGGCGCCGATCCGCGCCCAGTACGAAAGCCAGGGCAACCCCTACTACTCGACGGCCCGGCTCTGGGATGACGGTGTCATCGATCCGGCCGACACCAGAGACGTAGTCGGATTGGCACTTTCGGTGACGAGCCAGGCTCCGTTGGAGCCGGTGTCCTACGGCGTCTTCAGGATGTGA
- a CDS encoding SACE_7040 family transcriptional regulator, whose protein sequence is MTTGEAVSRRSKAKSDRRSQLAAAAERLIAEHGYLAVRLEDIGAAAGVSGPAIYRHFPNKEALLVELLVGVSTRLLAGAEDVAGRAADADSALEGLIDFHLDFAFAEADLIRIQDRDLGNLPPAAKRQVRRKQRQYVEIWVDVLRRRDPDIGEAAARLMAHATFGLLNSTSHSVKPGLTRAAEASSRIVLRAMTMAALTSADHGLGAR, encoded by the coding sequence GTGACGACCGGTGAGGCAGTGTCACGTCGCAGCAAGGCCAAATCCGATCGGCGCAGTCAACTGGCCGCCGCAGCCGAGCGTCTGATTGCCGAGCACGGCTACCTCGCGGTGCGGCTCGAAGACATCGGTGCCGCCGCGGGAGTGAGCGGACCAGCGATCTACCGGCACTTCCCCAACAAGGAGGCGCTGCTGGTGGAACTGTTGGTGGGCGTCAGCACCCGTCTGCTCGCAGGTGCAGAAGACGTGGCGGGGCGCGCCGCAGATGCAGACTCGGCGTTGGAGGGTCTGATCGACTTTCACCTCGACTTCGCCTTCGCCGAGGCCGATCTGATCCGCATCCAGGACCGCGACCTCGGGAATCTACCGCCGGCGGCCAAACGGCAGGTGCGCCGCAAACAGCGGCAGTACGTCGAGATCTGGGTGGACGTGCTGCGCCGTCGCGATCCCGACATCGGCGAAGCCGCAGCACGGCTTATGGCGCACGCGACGTTCGGGTTGCTGAACTCGACGTCGCACAGTGTGAAGCCTGGTCTGACGAGAGCGGCCGAGGCCAGCTCGCGCATCGTCCTCAGAGCAATGACGATGGCGGCGCTGACCTCGGCCGACCACGGGCTCGGTGCGCGTTAG
- a CDS encoding alpha/beta hydrolase family protein codes for MAAGYLRGRSARLGTGPPIVEHADRAQSGAVAEQVRRIYGASVSPDATAFAHLVDDGGYPRAVQRFLRGWRASSSRDVELPVEGPVTRVMHSADGYWLACQVAPVGGTRSQIWVVTTDPDDRDARRIDHWPSGVEGTAELIGWDGTLVAAIMTGEDGVGSSCLIDPSGGTTTVVDRRSGGRLVDAWAGASLVRVGPRGYRDLIMLRGLTETALLPYDPGSTTDTGVILDDHSPRRLRTGPEGELTELYHPAKEYGLNSTEGFVRAVIRSENGAEYARLLEVTVTADGVAYQVLAEREGCELDEFTVSDDLSTVAILWNLHGASELQILEYADGTLYDPIPLPGMVASELSISAGGSMLALTVEGPSKPPTVELVDPRTREWQLVDREPSLGPLSADPTLETVTARDGLTFTGWLFQPPDGVQTIGAMLFLHGGPEGQGRPGYNEFFPALLEVGICVFLPNVRGSGGFGRSFMHADDRERRFAAIDDVADAVHFLVDNGHAPAGKVACCGWSYGGYLTQAALAFHPDEFAAGISICGMSDLNSWYRNTEQWIAAAAYPKYGHPVSDRDLLEQLSALPRVDAVTAPLLLVHGLNDTNVPPSESQQMCDALTALGRRVRLLTFEDDGHEIDKRENRSVLRTAMTEWLTEAFAS; via the coding sequence ATGGCTGCAGGGTACCTGCGCGGCCGCTCAGCGCGCCTGGGCACCGGCCCACCCATCGTCGAGCACGCCGACCGTGCACAATCGGGAGCCGTGGCAGAACAGGTTCGCCGGATCTACGGCGCGTCGGTGTCTCCCGACGCCACCGCGTTCGCACACCTTGTCGACGACGGCGGGTATCCGCGGGCGGTCCAGCGGTTCCTGCGCGGATGGCGGGCCAGTTCGTCGCGCGACGTCGAGCTGCCCGTCGAGGGGCCGGTCACCCGTGTCATGCACTCGGCCGACGGATACTGGCTGGCCTGCCAGGTCGCCCCCGTCGGTGGTACACGCAGCCAGATCTGGGTTGTGACAACCGATCCCGACGACCGTGACGCGCGACGGATCGACCATTGGCCGTCCGGGGTGGAGGGCACGGCCGAATTGATCGGCTGGGACGGCACCCTGGTGGCTGCGATCATGACCGGTGAGGACGGGGTGGGCAGCTCGTGTCTGATCGACCCGTCGGGCGGCACGACCACGGTGGTGGATCGCCGCTCGGGCGGGCGGCTGGTCGACGCGTGGGCCGGCGCGTCGCTGGTCCGGGTCGGACCGCGCGGCTACCGCGACCTGATCATGTTGCGGGGATTGACCGAGACGGCCCTGTTGCCCTACGACCCGGGATCGACCACCGACACCGGCGTCATCCTGGACGACCACAGTCCGCGCCGCCTGCGGACCGGCCCGGAGGGCGAACTCACCGAGCTCTACCACCCGGCCAAGGAGTACGGCCTCAACAGCACCGAAGGATTCGTACGGGCGGTGATCCGCAGCGAGAACGGCGCCGAGTACGCCCGACTGCTGGAGGTGACGGTGACCGCCGACGGGGTGGCGTATCAGGTGCTGGCCGAACGGGAGGGCTGCGAACTCGACGAGTTCACCGTCAGCGACGACCTGTCGACGGTGGCGATCCTGTGGAACTTGCACGGTGCCAGCGAATTACAGATCCTCGAGTACGCCGACGGAACGCTCTACGATCCGATTCCCCTGCCGGGCATGGTCGCCAGCGAGCTGAGCATCAGCGCGGGCGGATCGATGCTCGCCCTGACGGTCGAAGGTCCTTCGAAGCCGCCGACGGTCGAACTCGTGGATCCCAGAACCCGGGAATGGCAACTCGTCGACCGGGAACCCAGCCTCGGCCCACTGTCGGCCGACCCCACGTTGGAGACGGTCACCGCCCGTGACGGCCTGACATTCACGGGATGGCTGTTCCAGCCGCCCGACGGAGTGCAGACGATCGGCGCGATGCTGTTCCTGCACGGAGGTCCCGAGGGCCAGGGCCGGCCCGGCTACAACGAATTCTTCCCCGCGCTGCTCGAAGTGGGCATCTGCGTGTTCCTGCCCAACGTCCGCGGGTCGGGCGGATTCGGTCGGTCGTTCATGCACGCCGACGACCGGGAGCGTCGGTTCGCCGCGATCGATGATGTCGCCGACGCCGTCCACTTTCTCGTCGACAACGGGCATGCGCCCGCCGGAAAGGTGGCCTGCTGCGGCTGGTCCTACGGCGGATATCTGACGCAGGCGGCGTTGGCGTTTCACCCTGACGAGTTCGCGGCGGGCATCAGCATCTGCGGCATGAGCGACCTCAACAGTTGGTATCGCAATACCGAGCAGTGGATCGCGGCGGCCGCGTACCCCAAGTACGGACATCCGGTCAGCGACCGGGACCTGCTCGAGCAGCTGTCCGCGCTCCCACGCGTCGATGCGGTGACGGCTCCGCTGCTTCTGGTCCATGGACTCAACGACACCAACGTTCCGCCCAGCGAATCGCAGCAGATGTGCGACGCGCTGACCGCGCTGGGCCGGCGGGTGCGCCTGTTGACATTCGAGGACGACGGCCACGAAATCGACAAGCGCGAGAACCGGTCCGTACTGCGAACGGCCATGACCGAGTGGCTCACCGAGGCCTTCGCCAGCTGA
- a CDS encoding MmpS family transport accessory protein: MTDSPDRGRDEPWGRGGRDEQWSRDDARRDGGHPGHYSDPAYASQAPYGSPYQPPPPPRPTERLPAYSPYGYDPYATGQYPPQYPPGHGSEPPPEEPKSPRWLWVVAGVSVVVIIGLVIALVIVNSSRQQTVRAPIPALPEPSMTTPAPTTTSRPPTTRPSTPVLPLPTAPSTSPSTAPTTPGATDTVVYAVGGTGRAINITYVDTGGLLQTEFNVTLPWTKEVSLPQPGDESASISIINVGRDVSCSISINGVKVDQRIGSGLTICSPTR, translated from the coding sequence ATGACGGATTCACCCGACCGCGGACGCGACGAGCCATGGGGCCGGGGCGGGCGCGACGAGCAGTGGAGCCGCGACGACGCGCGTCGGGACGGCGGGCACCCCGGGCACTATTCCGACCCCGCATACGCAAGTCAGGCGCCCTACGGGTCGCCCTACCAGCCACCGCCGCCGCCCCGTCCCACCGAGCGACTTCCGGCGTATTCGCCGTACGGCTACGACCCGTATGCGACAGGCCAGTATCCGCCCCAGTACCCGCCGGGCCACGGCTCCGAGCCGCCACCGGAGGAACCCAAATCCCCGCGCTGGCTATGGGTCGTCGCCGGGGTCTCGGTGGTCGTCATCATCGGCCTGGTCATCGCGCTGGTGATCGTCAACAGCTCCAGGCAGCAGACCGTCCGCGCACCCATTCCGGCGCTCCCTGAGCCGTCGATGACCACACCCGCGCCGACCACCACGTCACGCCCGCCGACAACACGGCCGTCGACGCCGGTGCTACCGCTGCCGACCGCCCCCTCCACCAGTCCGTCCACCGCACCGACGACGCCGGGCGCCACCGACACCGTCGTCTACGCCGTGGGCGGGACCGGGCGGGCCATCAACATCACCTACGTCGACACCGGCGGTCTGCTGCAGACCGAATTCAACGTGACGCTGCCGTGGACCAAGGAAGTGTCGCTGCCGCAGCCCGGTGACGAATCGGCGAGCATCAGCATCATCAACGTCGGCCGCGACGTCTCCTGCTCGATCTCGATCAACGGTGTCAAGGTCGACCAACGGATCGGCTCGGGCCTGACGATCTGCTCGCCCACCCGCTAG
- a CDS encoding MFS transporter, translating to MSKVPSTTGPPADTVARSRVLAWAMWDFGATAINAIVVTFVFSVYLTSTVGDDLPGDTSPASWLGRALAAAGLVVALLAPVTGVWVDAPVRRRRALTVLTGLVVLFTASLSLIRDDHRYLWPGLILLACTAACSELATVPYNAMLRELSTPQTSGRVSGFGLALGYFGSVLALLVVYLGFISGDGDSRGLLGLPAADGQNVRASMLLVAAWFALFALPLLISVPKALDQQPPPRVGFFGAYRRLWGEVRGEWQRDRNVVYYLGASAIFRDGLTGIFTFGAVLGVTVYGVSQADVLLFGVAACVVAAVGSVVGGRADDRVGSKRVIVASLVSMIVVGVVLMTLSGATAFWVCGLLLCLFIGPTLSSARTLMMRMTAHGKEGVTFGLYTTVGRAATFLAPWLFSLSIDIFDSQRAGMGGLVLVLVLGLVAFLPVRVGRAPTV from the coding sequence ATGAGCAAGGTGCCGTCCACGACGGGCCCGCCCGCCGACACGGTGGCCCGCTCGCGCGTGCTGGCCTGGGCGATGTGGGATTTCGGCGCGACAGCGATCAACGCGATCGTCGTCACCTTCGTGTTCTCGGTGTATCTGACCTCAACCGTGGGCGACGACCTGCCCGGGGACACCAGCCCGGCCAGCTGGTTGGGGCGGGCGCTGGCGGCCGCCGGGCTGGTGGTGGCGCTGCTGGCGCCGGTGACCGGAGTATGGGTCGACGCGCCCGTCCGCCGGCGCCGCGCCCTCACGGTGCTGACCGGGCTGGTCGTGCTGTTCACCGCGTCGCTGAGCCTCATCCGCGACGATCATCGCTACCTGTGGCCCGGCCTGATCCTGCTGGCATGCACCGCCGCCTGCAGCGAGCTTGCGACGGTCCCGTACAACGCGATGCTGCGGGAGCTGTCCACTCCGCAGACCTCCGGGCGGGTCTCCGGATTCGGTTTGGCGCTGGGCTATTTCGGCAGTGTCCTGGCGCTGCTGGTGGTGTATCTGGGCTTCATCTCCGGAGACGGCGACTCCCGCGGACTGCTCGGACTGCCTGCCGCCGACGGGCAGAACGTGCGGGCGTCGATGCTGCTCGTCGCGGCGTGGTTCGCCCTCTTCGCGCTGCCGCTGCTGATCTCGGTGCCCAAGGCGCTCGACCAGCAACCGCCACCGCGGGTGGGGTTCTTCGGTGCCTACCGCCGGCTGTGGGGAGAGGTGCGCGGCGAATGGCAGCGCGACCGTAATGTCGTGTACTACCTGGGCGCCAGCGCGATCTTCCGGGACGGCCTCACCGGGATCTTCACCTTCGGCGCAGTGCTGGGGGTGACTGTGTACGGGGTGTCCCAGGCGGATGTGCTGCTGTTCGGCGTCGCCGCCTGCGTGGTCGCCGCGGTCGGCTCGGTGGTGGGTGGCCGCGCCGACGACCGGGTCGGGTCGAAACGCGTGATCGTCGCATCTCTGGTGTCGATGATCGTGGTGGGCGTGGTGTTGATGACGCTGTCCGGTGCGACGGCCTTCTGGGTGTGCGGTCTTCTGCTGTGTCTGTTCATCGGCCCGACGCTGTCGTCGGCACGCACGCTGATGATGCGGATGACCGCGCACGGCAAAGAGGGCGTCACGTTCGGCCTATACACAACGGTCGGCCGGGCCGCGACGTTTCTGGCGCCGTGGCTGTTCTCGCTGTCGATCGACATCTTCGACAGCCAGCGCGCCGGAATGGGCGGGCTGGTGCTGGTTCTCGTGCTCGGGTTGGTCGCGTTCCTACCGGTCCGGGTAGGGCGCGCGCCGACGGTCTAG
- the cmrA gene encoding mycolate reductase (Catalyzes the final step in mycolic acid biosynthesis.) — MPVPAPSADGRAVVTGASQNIGEALAIELARRGHNLIITARREEVLEALANRLREQYGVTVEVRAVDLADPAARATFCDELAGRDISILCANAGTATFGPVAALDPAEERKQVQLNVLGVHDLVLAVLPGMVRRRAGGILISGSAAGNSPIPNNATYAATKAFANTFSESLRGEVKSAGVHVTVLAPGPVRETLPDAHEQSLVERLIPDFLWISTEYTAKVSLDGLERNKMRVVPGVTSKAMSAASGYAPRAIVSPIVGAVYKKLGGD; from the coding sequence ATGCCAGTACCCGCTCCCAGTGCGGACGGCCGTGCGGTCGTCACCGGCGCTTCACAGAACATCGGCGAGGCGCTGGCCATCGAGCTCGCCCGCCGCGGCCACAATCTGATCATCACCGCCCGCCGCGAGGAGGTGCTCGAAGCACTGGCCAACCGGCTGCGCGAACAGTACGGGGTGACGGTAGAGGTCCGCGCGGTCGACCTCGCCGACCCCGCCGCGCGGGCGACGTTCTGCGATGAGCTGGCCGGCCGCGACATCTCCATCCTGTGCGCCAACGCAGGTACCGCGACGTTCGGCCCGGTGGCCGCACTGGATCCCGCCGAGGAGCGGAAGCAGGTGCAGCTCAACGTCCTCGGAGTGCACGACCTCGTACTGGCCGTGCTCCCCGGCATGGTCCGACGCCGGGCGGGCGGCATCCTGATCTCCGGTTCCGCGGCAGGTAACTCCCCCATCCCCAACAACGCGACGTACGCCGCCACCAAGGCATTCGCCAACACGTTCAGCGAATCCCTGCGCGGCGAGGTGAAGTCAGCCGGCGTGCACGTCACCGTGCTGGCACCCGGGCCCGTCCGCGAAACCCTGCCCGACGCGCACGAACAGTCTCTGGTGGAGCGGCTGATCCCCGACTTCCTCTGGATCTCCACCGAGTACACCGCCAAGGTGTCGCTGGACGGTTTGGAGCGCAACAAGATGCGCGTGGTGCCCGGAGTCACGTCCAAGGCGATGTCGGCGGCCAGTGGCTACGCGCCGCGCGCGATCGTCAGCCCGATCGTCGGCGCGGTCTACAAGAAGCTCGGCGGCGACTAG